A single window of Gossypium hirsutum isolate 1008001.06 chromosome A10, Gossypium_hirsutum_v2.1, whole genome shotgun sequence DNA harbors:
- the LOC107914346 gene encoding 50S ribosomal protein L7/L12, giving the protein MASTISKIPTHSIFKLLVSSSPKPPVSCFISTATATATAENRTQKLERIADELLDLTKLERYDYSILFRLKLGLNRYGPSVSGVSSAAASAPGTGSSAAETKTAEKTAFDIKLEKFDAAAKIKIIKEVRTFTELGLKEAKDMVEKVPVVVKKGVTKEEAEAIIKKLQELGATVVLE; this is encoded by the coding sequence ATGGCTTCCACCATCTCAAAGATCCCCACTCACTCCATCTTCAAACTCCTCGTTTCGTCCTCACCCAAGCCACCCGTTTCCTGCTTCATTTCCACCGCCACCGCCACCGCCACTGCCGAGAACCGGACCCAGAAACTCGAACGCATCGCCGACGAGCTTTTAGATCTTACAAAGCTCGAACGCTACGACTATTCCATACTCTTCCGTCTTAAACTCGGCCTCAACCGCTACGGACCCTCCGTATCCGGAGTATCCTCCGCCGCCGCTTCGGCACCGGGAACCGGATCCAGCGCAGCCGAAACGAAAACGGCGGAAAAGACGGCGTTTGATATAAAGCTGGAGAAATTCGATGCGGCGGCCAAGATAAAGATAATAAAAGAAGTGAGGACGTTTACGGAATTGGGTTTGAAAGAAGCTAAGGATATGGTGGAGAAAGTTCCGGTTGTGGTTAAAAAGGGAGTAACAAAAGAGGAAGCTGAGGCCATTATTAAGAAGCTCCAAGAATTGGGTGCTACTGTGGTACTTg